The window agaggggaaaaaagggggggggggacgacATTTACAAGTGAAAGTTTGTGTACAAAATTGGCGAGGAGGCTTAGACACAAAATTCGAGTAGTGGTATGGTTGGTACAGGAagtttttttgtctctttttttttttttttttaaagaagccaACACTGACAGTACCATGTTGAAGTCTAGGCAACTAGCAGTTGATTTTTGTCCTCAGGCATCGCAGTCAGACGGGGCACACGGGGATGAGACGACAACACAAATACTGACACTGTCCGAGAGATGCAGGTGAGGAAAGAACGTGGTGAAAGTGGAATCTGACACGAGTTCTTTCTGTCCGTATTGGTCACCTTCTCACATCATTTTGTAGCACAGCAAGTGACAGCTCCATAAACATTTCAGTCCAGTGTTTCCCCCAGGATTCTTTTTTCTTCTGGGGTGAAAAGGCCTCAAAACTGCATTCAGACCATTCGAACATGTGAGGGAGGCCCGTCAGAGTCGGAAACGCTGTTTCAGTCTGTTACCCCCTGCTAACAGATCAGACAGCGTGCTGCTGTGGGGCCAATCTGCTACTGATGGCTTTTATGACATGTAGTGAAAGTTGAATCAAACTTATTTAGTAAAAAGAAGTCCAGTCTAAGGACAATGCAAATcaacagatccactgagaaCCCTGGTCCCTCTCCCAGTATAAACTGGAAACAAAGGTTTTTTTGGTATGGCAGACATGGAAATCCAAGAAACACGCCTAAAAACAGCCATTCTATATGGTTACTTGATAAAAGCGTGTTTCTGCACTTGTAAAGTGTCAAGAGTGAGAACAGCTCTGCCGGTAAGTGTTTAAGGCACTAATTGTTACCCAAGTGTGCAGAAAGCAGAACTGTGAAGGCTAGAGGCTCATCCTGCCTCATTTGCTCGCTCCCATTATAACATTATGGCACGTGGTTGCAAATACTGCAGAAGAGCATTCATACATAAACACTGACACAATTCCGTCACTCAGCACACAACCAGACATTgatggcattaaaaaaaaacaagaaaatgtagGGGCATGTGGGACAAAACACAGAGTCTTACAAACACTGTGAGAAAAGAAGTTCCTTAacacttacatttaaaaatggcatttgTGTTACAAAGGCAAACTACAAGATGAGGttaagcatttttgtttttgttcactgTTGTCAGcattaatgattaaaaaaaaaaatgaaacactaacagtgatggaaacaattatcacaggtctttttttttttaatactcgaGTCAGTGATAAAGGGAAGAAACCAAAAACATAAGACATGattatttcaaaaagaaaaatcaaccaTGAAAGGTTACGTTGATGAAAGATTTGGCCCCTCGCCTCATGTGAAGGCCAAATGACAGTGTTTATTCATAGTTAAGGCTTTTCAATGTTACAGACTGTCTGATGGCATCTGCATAAAGCTTTCTTTGATTCAGTCCGGAGTAACCACAGGCTTAAGTGTTTCAGAACATACTAGAGTATGTGTGAACCTACACCTCTGCTGCTCTCCAGCATGAGCTGGGCCTGGGCAACAGTTGGCCCACATGCAtggagggggggagggggggggggggggaagggtAGTGTAACATAAAATGTTATCATTTTCATGTCTGATAGTGTCACATTCTAGGCGCTACCTCTGAACAATGTCACTGATCTCTTTGACGGAGGACAGCAGCTTGCTAAAGTCCTGCTGTGCACTCGAGCCCCCCGTGGCATTGGGGCAGATCTGAAGCTCTCGCAAGCTGCTCTCAAGCTTGTTGATGGCCTCGCGAAAAGCAAACTTGTTCCTCATCTGCTGAATGGAGTCAACATAACTCACGCAGTACTTTGACAGGTTCTTGCCGGCCTCCAGCACGGCGCTGTGGCTACCCGTTTGCTCGGAGTTGCGGGAAATGGCGGCGCGGAGCAGCTCGGTGCCCTCCAGCACCATTTCGCGTGTCACGGCTGAGTTTGGAGTGCGCTCGGAGGCCTGGCGGGGTGCAGTCTTGCGGAGGGAGGATCGGGTTTTCGCTAGAGGGGTGAATGCAGTGGGTGAATTTGATTCGTTGGGGGAGGTGAGGGGAGAAGACAAACCTCCAAGGCTCTGGCTGGAGGGGGAGCTGGTTACTGAAGTGGACGAGGCGGAGGTCTTTAACGGTTGAGGTTTAGAGGTGGAGCCCAAGGGCAGCTTCTTGGAGGCCTCACTCAGGGGTAAGCGGGCTTGGTCACTGGGAGTGGCTGTGTGGTGGGGATCTGAGATGGAAGGGAGGCACTTAGCTTTGATTTCTGAAGCAGTCGGGGAGGGGAGCTCTTGAGTGGGGCTGCGGGAGACCTTGCCCGTTTTTGCATTAGTGGGTGGTGGAGGTGGGGCTGGCTTGGGTTTCTGTATTTTTACTCGATCCCTGCTGGAGGAGAACTCCGTGAGCTTGTTTCTGCGAGCCCTGCACTCTTCTCCAGCAGCCCCCATAGGAGGGAACACATTGGGCTTCAGAAGCTCGGCATGCAGAGCGCTGGTCTTGGAGCTTTCTGGCCCTGACACACTGGGTCTCTTCACCACCTTAGGTGTCAAAGCCTTGGGACTGGAACCAGGACTGAGATCATTATCTCTGCCTAAGAAGGTGGAGGAAATATCTGGAGATGTATTCAGGCGTGGTGGGGGAGTCAGGGTGCCCATCCGTGGCGCATTCTCTCCTTTCTGCTGCTTTCGTGGCAGAGCTGGCTTGCCCCCGACGGTGCCTGTGTCGAAGCGGCGATGGCTCAGATCTCGCGGCAGTGTGACAGATTTACATTCTGTGCCATCTGAGCCAGTGGGCATGGGCCAGAAAAACCTAGAGTTAGAAAAGGGTTCCTCCTCActaggtggagttgttgctccCTTTCCACCTGGGCTAGTCACTACAAGAGGTAACTTCTTTCTAGGGCAAAAAGGTACTGGGTAGGTAGGAGCCCCATTAGTTATACCTGCTGCTCCATTATTATTCGTACTGAGGAGGCCATGTATGGCGTCATTAATGCCCAATGATGCCCCGTTGTTAAAGATGTCACTGTCTCGAGGATCTTGAGTAACGCACCTCCTGTCAGAGAGGCAGTCTCCTTTAAAAGAGGAGCTGCGTGTGGGAGGAGTTGGCgcactctttttctttttcttgatgAGGCTGAGAAAGCCACGCGTCTTGTCCTTGTCCTTGGGCAGCAAGCGATCGTCCTCATTCAAGTTGCTGTCCAGGAGGGGGCGCTCTTTCCTTGGGAGCATGGGTGACGACACAGCCCCCTCCGTTTCCAACAGATCTGTGGAAGAGCATAAAAGAACCAGGGGACTATCAGCAAAGGCAATCAAACAACTatagatttttatttgtatttttttctaaattggtttaaaaaaaaaaagcgtaaAAAGCAagctccaccagtgtgtctgccaAAAAGTTTAGAGCAATGTTAGGGCAAAGAGAAGGGCAGGACAGCGGATCATGTGTAATTAAGTCCtcacagctggaaaaaaaatgctttggtGGGAACAATCCTTATTATGTGGTTACAGCCAAACAATTCAGTAAGAACTTGATCTTGCAGGTTGTCAAAAGCTCAGACCGTCTTTACTTCAAAGGGAAATTGGCAGTGAgacattgtttcattttaccCACAGAACGTTTTGTGGTCTTTAATTCTTACCGATTATTAAGATTATGAATGTGAGCATCAAATACTGTACTACTTATTTCAGGGTAATGTAAATAAAGTGTGGAGGTATATTTAACAACTAGCAATAAAGGCACCAGGCATACTCTTTAAGTTCATGTCACCTGGGCTCTCTGTATCTCGGCTGTCTATGTTGCTCTTGCGAGGTCTGGTCTTGGTGGGCAGCTCCGGAGCCTGCTGGATGGAGCCTAAtgtcttctttcctttctttcccAACTCCTTTTCCACCTCTGAAATCACAAATACAAGAAGGTTTGGACATATTAGCAACAAACAACAGGCTTGAGTGTGTTTACATCAGGATATCTACGAGTATCAGAACAGTTTGCCCCAAACTGAAGaggttttagacagaaaagAAACGGACACTGACCATCAGAGATGCTGGATTCCTGGAACATGGTCTCAAAGGCTTGGTGGGTTTCAGCAAAAGTTGGACGTTCTGAAGGGTTCCACTTCCAAcctgacaaaaagaaaaggaaaacaaaaagttatTCCAAAACAGAAGCGTGCctttaatcatgtttttacaAGATGGGCTGTGGTACTCACAGGCCATCATGAGCTCATAGACCTTCTCGGGGCAGCCCTCTGGTCGATCCATACGATAGTCTTTTTCTAACAGTTCATAGACCTGGGACAGGTCAATGCCAGGGTAAGGAGACATGCCGTATGTGGCAATCTCCCACAGCAGCACACCAAATGCTGCAGGAACAAGTTGAACAAGACAATAAatcaaaaaagaacaaagtcaAAGACTACGAATTGAGATCATGTGAGGAATATGTGCAA is drawn from Pelmatolapia mariae isolate MD_Pm_ZW linkage group LG7, Pm_UMD_F_2, whole genome shotgun sequence and contains these coding sequences:
- the abl1 gene encoding tyrosine-protein kinase ABL1 isoform X2 → MKMLEICLKLVGCKSKKGLTSSSSCYLPEALQKPEIEGQGLTEAARWNSKENLLAGPSENDPNLFVALYDFVASGDNTLSITKGEKLRVLGYNHNGEWCEAQTKNGQGWVPSNYITPVNSLEKHSWYHGPVSRNAAEYLLSSGINGSFLVRESESSPGQRSISLRYEGRVYHYRINTASDGKLYVSSDSRFNTLAELVHHHSTVADGLITTLHYPAPKRNKPTIYGVSPNYDKWEMERTDITMKHKLGGGQYGEVYEGVWKKYNLTVAVKTLKEDTMEVEEFLKEAAVMKEIKHPNLVQLLGVCTREPPFYIITEFMTHGNLLDYLRECNREEVNAVVLLHMATQISSAMEYLEKKNFIHRDLAARNCLVGENHLVKVADFGLSRLMIGDTYTAHAGAKFPIKWTAPESLAYNKFSIKSDVWAFGVLLWEIATYGMSPYPGIDLSQVYELLEKDYRMDRPEGCPEKVYELMMACWKWNPSERPTFAETHQAFETMFQESSISDEVEKELGKKGKKTLGSIQQAPELPTKTRPRKSNIDSRDTESPDLLETEGAVSSPMLPRKERPLLDSNLNEDDRLLPKDKDKTRGFLSLIKKKKKSAPTPPTRSSSFKGDCLSDRRCVTQDPRDSDIFNNGASLGINDAIHGLLSTNNNGAAGITNGAPTYPVPFCPRKKLPLVVTSPGGKGATTPPSEEEPFSNSRFFWPMPTGSDGTECKSVTLPRDLSHRRFDTGTVGGKPALPRKQQKGENAPRMGTLTPPPRLNTSPDISSTFLGRDNDLSPGSSPKALTPKVVKRPSVSGPESSKTSALHAELLKPNVFPPMGAAGEECRARRNKLTEFSSSRDRVKIQKPKPAPPPPPTNAKTGKVSRSPTQELPSPTASEIKAKCLPSISDPHHTATPSDQARLPLSEASKKLPLGSTSKPQPLKTSASSTSVTSSPSSQSLGGLSSPLTSPNESNSPTAFTPLAKTRSSLRKTAPRQASERTPNSAVTREMVLEGTELLRAAISRNSEQTGSHSAVLEAGKNLSKYCVSYVDSIQQMRNKFAFREAINKLESSLRELQICPNATGGSSAQQDFSKLLSSVKEISDIVQR
- the abl1 gene encoding tyrosine-protein kinase ABL1 isoform X1, translating into MGQQPGKLVGDQRRPSLPAFIKGSKKESSRHGNQPCNVFAVHEALQKPEIEGQGLTEAARWNSKENLLAGPSENDPNLFVALYDFVASGDNTLSITKGEKLRVLGYNHNGEWCEAQTKNGQGWVPSNYITPVNSLEKHSWYHGPVSRNAAEYLLSSGINGSFLVRESESSPGQRSISLRYEGRVYHYRINTASDGKLYVSSDSRFNTLAELVHHHSTVADGLITTLHYPAPKRNKPTIYGVSPNYDKWEMERTDITMKHKLGGGQYGEVYEGVWKKYNLTVAVKTLKEDTMEVEEFLKEAAVMKEIKHPNLVQLLGVCTREPPFYIITEFMTHGNLLDYLRECNREEVNAVVLLHMATQISSAMEYLEKKNFIHRDLAARNCLVGENHLVKVADFGLSRLMIGDTYTAHAGAKFPIKWTAPESLAYNKFSIKSDVWAFGVLLWEIATYGMSPYPGIDLSQVYELLEKDYRMDRPEGCPEKVYELMMACWKWNPSERPTFAETHQAFETMFQESSISDEVEKELGKKGKKTLGSIQQAPELPTKTRPRKSNIDSRDTESPDLLETEGAVSSPMLPRKERPLLDSNLNEDDRLLPKDKDKTRGFLSLIKKKKKSAPTPPTRSSSFKGDCLSDRRCVTQDPRDSDIFNNGASLGINDAIHGLLSTNNNGAAGITNGAPTYPVPFCPRKKLPLVVTSPGGKGATTPPSEEEPFSNSRFFWPMPTGSDGTECKSVTLPRDLSHRRFDTGTVGGKPALPRKQQKGENAPRMGTLTPPPRLNTSPDISSTFLGRDNDLSPGSSPKALTPKVVKRPSVSGPESSKTSALHAELLKPNVFPPMGAAGEECRARRNKLTEFSSSRDRVKIQKPKPAPPPPPTNAKTGKVSRSPTQELPSPTASEIKAKCLPSISDPHHTATPSDQARLPLSEASKKLPLGSTSKPQPLKTSASSTSVTSSPSSQSLGGLSSPLTSPNESNSPTAFTPLAKTRSSLRKTAPRQASERTPNSAVTREMVLEGTELLRAAISRNSEQTGSHSAVLEAGKNLSKYCVSYVDSIQQMRNKFAFREAINKLESSLRELQICPNATGGSSAQQDFSKLLSSVKEISDIVQR